A region from the Manihot esculenta cultivar AM560-2 chromosome 13, M.esculenta_v8, whole genome shotgun sequence genome encodes:
- the LOC110630585 gene encoding putative F-box protein At1g67623, with protein MAPLSPHKNIKKCRKKNQHHWFKHVPKELVTEILARVASLSVTDLINAKTSCKEFFEAASEDYVFEHVNITSFPVIPWWINHGASSFLERCKKSENPEALFRQGMIDYFSTLKHDSGLKFLKKAASKGHVEATYVYGIILVCYGGKHQNKGVKLLSDLKRSKSSFIITECRRKVQKIVRMMWVKNYIVGIGQTEEKEKFLKKRKSCNCCNTKALCSLAGDQTRNYSRWKSDEDFEDDHFSCDSCLWDLEAMKFCKMLRTGSYR; from the coding sequence ATGGCTCCATTAAGTCCAcataaaaacataaagaaaTGCAGAAAAAAGAATCAGCATCATTGGTTTAAGCATGTTCCTAAAGAATTGGTGACAGAGATTCTTGCTCGAGTTGCCTCTTTATCCGTCACTGATCTCATCAATGCCAAAACAAGTTGCAAAGAGTTTTTTGAAGCAGCATCAGAAGATTATGTCTTTGAGCATGTGAATATCACTTCTTTCCCTGTCATCCCATGGTGGATCAACCATGGAGCTTCTTCTTTCTTGGAAAGGTGCAAGAAGAGTGAAAATCCAGAAGCTTTATTTAGACAAGGAATGATAGATTATTTCAGCacattaaaacatgattctgGACTAAAATTCTTGAAGAAAGCAGCCAGTAAAGGGCATGTGGAAGCTACATATGTCTATGGTATAATACTTGTATGCTATGGTGGCAAACATCAAAATAAAGGAGTGAAGTTACTGTCTGATTTGAAAAGATCAAAATCTAGTTTCATTATTACAGAATGCAGAAGAAAAGTGCAAAAGATTGTGCGGATGATGTGGGTGAAGAATTACATAGTTGGAATTGGACaaacagaagaaaaagaaaagttcctGAAGAAGAGGAAATCATGCAATTGTTGCAATACAAAGGCACTGTGTTCTTTGGCCGGTGATCAAACGAGAAACTATTCAAGATGGAAATCTGATGAAGATTTTGAAGATGACCATTTTTCATGCGATTCTTGTTTATGGGATCTTGAAGCAATGAAGTTTTGTAAGATGCTAAGAACAGGAAGCTATAGATGA
- the LOC110629323 gene encoding uncharacterized protein LOC110629323 encodes MPPSHFPLRWESTGDQWWYASPIDFAAANGHYDLVRELLYLDTNLLIKLTSLRRIRRLETVWDDEEQFSDVANCRAFVAKKLLIECETKRGYNTLVRGGYGGWLLYTAASAGDVNFIKELLKRDPLLVFGEGEYGVTDILYAAARSKNSDVFRLLLDFSISRSCVLNSEKELEQQLGENYSEFKQEMMNRAVHAAARGGNLEILKELLGDCPDVFIYRDAQGSTILHSASGRGQVEVVKDLIASFSFITSTDYQGNTALHVAAYRGYLSVVEVLIHASPSLISITNKYGDTFLHMAVSGFRTPGFHRVDRQIELMKQLVGGKIINIQEIINVRNNDGRTVLHLAVIENIQSNLVELLMTVPLINLNIRDADSMTPLDLLKQRPRTASSEILIKQLISAGGMSNCQDNVARSAIAFHLRGQGIGCSPGTSFRIPDAEIFLYTGIENESDASCEVTSVDYSSCLSEVSEFGTANSVNNKKPASLNNAARHLKSLLQWPKKKEKKAVSAGLTDDDSLYSFNLSRSLEDRPITLRQRYSKLSCLSSNKRAFSSRSSLPSPSARKKFTAGLTHGVIQAMPHLAVSVESPSSPLSVSSMASPASVDKEKGIDIAGPSSLNPSLKHKPPINKKLMNQYFCFGAQGVAVENSVSYSQKKRSYKHASSLVA; translated from the exons ATGCCACCTTCACACTTCCCTCTTAGGTGGGAAAGCACCGGAGACCAATGGTGGTATGCATCGCCAATTGATTTTGCGGCAGCCAACGGTCACTATGACTTGGTGAGGGAGCTACTCTACCTTGACACTAATCTCCTCATTAAACTCACTTCCCTTCGCAGAATTCGCCGCCTTGAAACCGTGTGGGACGACGAGGAACAATTCAGTGATGTTGCCAATTGCCGTGCTTTCGTGGCTAAGAAGCTTCTCATAGAATGTGAAACAAAGAGAGGTTATAACACTCTCGTTAGAGGTGGCTATGGTGGTTGGCTCCTGTACACTGCTGCCTCAGCTGGTGATGTGAACTTCATCAAGGAATTGTTGAAGAGAGACCCCCTTCTTGTTTTTGGAGAAGGAGAATATGGTGTTACTGATATACTTTATGCTGCAGCCAGGAGCAAGAATTCTGATGTTTTCAGGCTCCTGCTTGATTTTTCTATTTCAAGGAGTTGTGTTCTTAACTCTGAAAAAGAGTTGGAGCAGCAGCTGGGTGAGAATTATTCAGAGTTTAAGCAGGAGATGATGAATAGAGCTGTTCATGCTGCTGCTAGAGGTGGCAATTTGGAGATATTGAAGGAGCTTCTTGGAGATTGCCCTGATGTTTTTATTTATAGAGATGCTCAAGGATCCACTATCTTGCATAGTGCCTCAGGCAGAGGACAGGTTGAG GTAGTTAAGGATCTGATAGCATCCTTCAGCTTTATCACATCCACAGATTATCAAGGAAACACGGCGTTACATGTAGCTGCTTACAGGGGATATTTATCTGTGGTGGAGGTTCTGATACACGCATCTCCCTCATTAATCTCCATAACAAACAAGTATGGAGATACTTTTCTCCATATGGCAGTGTCAGGTTTTCGAACTCCAGGTTTCCACAGAGTAGATAGGCAGATAGAGCTGATGAAGCAGTTAGTAGGGGGTAAGATCATAAACATCCAAGAGATCATCAATGTGAGGAACAATGATGGAAGAACAGTCCTTCATTTGGCTGTGATTGAGAATATTCAATCTAATTTGGTGGAACTTCTCATGACTGTACCATTAATTAACTTAAATATTCGTGATGCTGATAGCATGACTCCACTAGATCTCCTCAAGCAACGGCCGAGAACAGCCTCTTCTGAAATTCTAATCAAGCAGTTGATTTCAGCTGGAGGGATGTCTAATTGTCAGGATAATGTGGCTAGAAGTGCTATTGCTTTCCATTTAAGAGGGCAGGGTATAGGATGCAGTCCTGGCACTTCTTTCAGAATTCCTGATGCAGAGATATTCTTGTATACTGGTATTGAAAATGAATCTGATGCGAGTTGTGAGGTAACAAGTGTAGATTACAGTTCGTGCTTGAGTGAAGTGAGCGAATTCGGCACAGCTAATTCGGTGAATAATAAAAAGCCAGCTTCTCTAAATAATGCAGCAAGGCATCTAAAGTCTCTTCTCCAGTGGcctaagaaaaaagagaaaaaagctGTTAGTGCAGGGTTGACAGATGATGATTCTTTATACTCCTTTAATTTATCCAGAAGTTTGGAAGACCGACCGATAACACTTAGGCAGAGATACTCAAAACTGTCATGCCTTTCAAGCAACAAAAGGGCATTTTCTTCCAGAAGTAGTCTTCCCAGTCCATCAGCCAGAAAGAAGTTTACTGCCGGGCTAACGCATGGTGTCATTCAGGCAATGCCACATTTAGCTGTTTCAGTTGAATCACCTTCAAGTCCTCTTTCAGTATCATCCATGGCTTCACCTGCTTCGGTGGATAAAGAAAAGGGTATTGATATTGCAGGCCCCTCGAGCTTGAATCCATCTCTGAAGCATAAACCGCCCATCAATAAGAAGCTGATGAACCAGTATTTTTGCTTTGGCGCACAAGGTGTGGCTGTAGAAAATTCTGTAAGTTATTCACAAAAAAAAAGGAGTTACAAGCATGCTTCTTCGCTGGTAGCCTGA
- the LOC110629483 gene encoding protein Iojap-related, mitochondrial isoform X1, with amino-acid sequence MMAAVRSRSHLFCSLPWKLGSLGSRYAFSSSTVGSISSNKGILDLNEVEKVLSDVRADDVKIIPVGKHCNWADYMVFATGRSTWHVKNIAQALIYKAKEKQKGAQRMMLPSVEGQEGGKWIVIDSGKVIVHALDEKARAYYNLEDLWTSDTPPKESVKDLEKAFVKIRPKNNSKRPAQNRA; translated from the exons ATGATGGCGGCGGTGCGATCTCGATCTCACCTTTTCTGTTCACTACCATGGAAGCTAGGCTCTTTAGGCTCCCGTTACGCTTTCTCTTCATCAACCGTGGGATCCATCAGCAGTAACAAAGGTATACTGGACCTAAACGAGGTTGAGAAGGTTCTCAGCGATGTGAGAGCGGACGACGTGAAAATCATACCGGTCGGAAAGCACTGTAATTGGGCGGATTATATGGTGTTCGCCACTGGTAGGTCTACCTGGCACGTCAAAAACATCGCTCAGGCGCTTATTTACAAG GCTAAGGAAAAGCAGAAAGGAGCTCAGCGGATGATGCTTCCAAGCGTGGAAGGACAAGAGGGAGGAAAGTGGATTGTCATTGATTCTG GCAAGGTGATAGTTCATGCTCTTGATGAGAAGGCCCGAGCTTATTACAATTTGGAAGATCTTTGGACTTCTGACACTCCCCCAAAAGAATCAGTTAAG GATTTAGAGAAAGCATTTGTGAAGATTCGTCCCAAGAATAATTCAAAAAGACCAGCACAAAATCGTGCCTAA
- the LOC110629483 gene encoding protein Iojap-related, mitochondrial isoform X2, which produces MMAAVRSRSHLFCSLPWKLGSLGSRYAFSSSTVGSISSNKGILDLNEVEKVLSDVRADDVKIIPVGKHCNWADYMVFATGRSTWHVKNIAQALIYKAKEKQKGAQRMMLPSVEGQEGGKWIVIDSGKVIVHALDEKARAYYNLEDLWTSDTPPKESVKIQKSIM; this is translated from the exons ATGATGGCGGCGGTGCGATCTCGATCTCACCTTTTCTGTTCACTACCATGGAAGCTAGGCTCTTTAGGCTCCCGTTACGCTTTCTCTTCATCAACCGTGGGATCCATCAGCAGTAACAAAGGTATACTGGACCTAAACGAGGTTGAGAAGGTTCTCAGCGATGTGAGAGCGGACGACGTGAAAATCATACCGGTCGGAAAGCACTGTAATTGGGCGGATTATATGGTGTTCGCCACTGGTAGGTCTACCTGGCACGTCAAAAACATCGCTCAGGCGCTTATTTACAAG GCTAAGGAAAAGCAGAAAGGAGCTCAGCGGATGATGCTTCCAAGCGTGGAAGGACAAGAGGGAGGAAAGTGGATTGTCATTGATTCTG GCAAGGTGATAGTTCATGCTCTTGATGAGAAGGCCCGAGCTTATTACAATTTGGAAGATCTTTGGACTTCTGACACTCCCCCAAAAGAATCAGTTAAG ATTCAAAAGTCTATTATGTGA